A region of Micropterus dolomieu isolate WLL.071019.BEF.003 ecotype Adirondacks linkage group LG01, ASM2129224v1, whole genome shotgun sequence DNA encodes the following proteins:
- the sox17 gene encoding transcription factor SOX-17, giving the protein MSSPDAGYASDDQTQARCTMSVMMPGMGHCQWADPLSPLGDTKVKNEPCVSGSGSQNRGKNEPRIRRPMNAFMVWAKDERKRLAQQNPDLHNAELSKMLGKSWKALPVTEKQPFVEEAERLRVQHMQDHPNYKYRPRRRKQVKRIKRLDSGFLVHGVSEHQASSMSGDSRVCVESLGLGYHEHGFQLPPQPLSHYRDAQALGGPSFETYSLPTPDTSPLDAVESDSMFFSPHSQEDCHMMPAYSYHSQAAEYQPQDPLSNHHSNPILHRHPASAQEQPHQSATLPPSYMGCPNPLAMYYTQHCSPSHPKRHPGGAGQLSPPPDSHSHSADSVEQMHHSELLAEVDRSEFEQYLSSSSARADMTGLAYGPHEAGMQGPESLISSVLSDASTAVYYCSYNNS; this is encoded by the exons ATGAGCAGTCCCGATGCGGGTTACGCCAGCGACGATCAGACCCAGGCAAGGTGTACGATGTCAGTCATGATGCCTGGAATGGGACACTGTCAGTGGGCCGACCCTCTCAGTCCTCTTGGGGACACCAAAGTTAAAAACGAGCCGTGCGTCTCCGGCTCCGGCAGCCAGAATCGCGGAAAGAACGAGCCGCGGATCCGACGGCCCATGAACGCGTTTATGGTGTGGGCGAAGGATGAGCGCAAGAGACTGGCGCAGCAAAACCCGGACCTGCACAACGCGGAGCTGAGCAAAATGCTGG GGAAATCATGGAAAGCCCTTCCTGTCACAGAAAAGCAGCCCTTTGTGGAGGAGGCCGAGCGGCTGCGGGTTCAGCACATGCAGGATCACCCCAACTATAAGTACCGGCCCCGGCGGCGGAAGCAGGTGAAGAGGATTAAGAGGCTGGACTCTGGCTTTCTAGTGCACGGCGTGTCCGAGCACCAGGCCTCGTCGATGTCCGGGgacagcagagtgtgtgtggagAGTCTCGGCCTGGGCTACCACGAACATGGCTTCCAGCTTCCTCCACAGCCGCTCAGCCACTACCGAGATGCTCAGGCTCTTGGGGGCCCCTCCTTTGAAACCTACAGCCTCCCTACGCCTGACACCTCTCCCCTGGACGCTGTAGAGTCAGACTCCATGTTCTTCTCTCCTCATTCACAAGAGGACTGCCACATGATGCCTGCATACTCGTACCACTCCCAGGCGGCAGAGTACCAGCCCCAGGACCCCCTCTCAAACCACCACAGCAACCCCATCCTGCACCGACACCCTGCCTCAGCTCAAGAGCAGCCCCATCAGTCTGCCACCCTTCCCCCTTCCTACATGGGATGCCCCAACCCTCTGGCCATGTATTACACCCAGCATTGCAGTCCCAGCCACCCCAAGCGGCATCCTGGTGGGGCAGGACAGCTCTCCCCCCCTCCTGACTCCCATTCTCACTCAGCAGACAGCGTGGAGCAGATGCACCACTctgagctgctggctgaggTGGACCGCAGCGAGTTCGAGCAGTATTTGAGTTCCTCTTCAGCACGTGCGGACATGACAGGCTTGGCGTACGGGCCACACGAGGCCGGCATGCAAGGACCTGAAAGCCTCATATCATCAGTGCTGTCAGACGCCAGCACAGCTGTGTATTACTGTAGCTACAACAACTCCTAA